One Pantoea trifolii DNA segment encodes these proteins:
- the ilvL gene encoding ilv operon leader peptide: protein MKALLQVISLVVISVVVIIIPPCGASLGERKA, encoded by the coding sequence ATGAAAGCCCTTCTACAAGTGATTAGCCTAGTCGTGATTAGCGTGGTGGTGATTATTATCCCACCGTGCGGGGCATCGCTTGGAGAAAGAAAGGCTTAA
- a CDS encoding YifB family Mg chelatase-like AAA ATPase, protein MSLSKVLTRAALGVQAPLVTVEVHISNGLPALTLVGLPETTVKEARERVRSAIINSGFTFPAKRVTINLAPADLPKEGGRYDLPIAIAILAASEQLPDAKLGQYEFLGELALNGALCGVQAAIPAAMAALQAGRQMVLAEQNQQDVGLIQHGETLVGKHLVEICAFLHNKTTLTVAHYQPETLEQEKQDLSDIIGQDQGRRALEITAAGGHNLLLIGPPGTGKTMLATRLPGIMPPLDDQEALECAAIASLVSSGNLHHQWRKRPFRAPHHSSSLYALVGGGSLPRPGEISLAHNGVLFLDELPEFERRTLDALREPIESGEIAISRTRAKVTYPARFQLIGAMNPSPTGHYQGNHNRSSPQQVLRYLNRLSGPFLDRFDLSLEVPLLPSGSLSKKQQVSESSAEVLIRVLAARKIQTARSGKVNAHLSNPEILRWCPLKQQDAEWLEEVLNSLGLSVRAWQRILKVARTIADLAGEEQITRSHLQEAVGYRSIDRLMIYLHKTLE, encoded by the coding sequence ATGTCTTTATCGAAGGTATTAACACGAGCTGCGCTGGGTGTTCAGGCTCCGCTGGTGACGGTTGAAGTACACATCAGCAACGGCTTGCCGGCCCTGACGCTGGTTGGACTGCCTGAAACCACGGTAAAAGAAGCGCGGGAACGGGTGCGAAGCGCGATTATTAATAGCGGGTTCACCTTCCCGGCGAAACGCGTCACCATCAATCTGGCGCCTGCCGATCTGCCAAAAGAGGGCGGACGCTATGACCTCCCCATCGCTATCGCCATTCTGGCGGCCTCTGAGCAGCTGCCAGACGCAAAACTCGGGCAATATGAATTCCTGGGGGAGTTAGCACTTAACGGCGCGCTCTGTGGCGTTCAGGCCGCTATTCCGGCGGCGATGGCGGCACTGCAAGCGGGCAGACAAATGGTGTTAGCTGAACAGAATCAACAGGATGTAGGGTTGATTCAACATGGCGAGACGCTGGTAGGCAAACATCTGGTAGAAATCTGTGCGTTTCTCCATAACAAAACCACTCTCACTGTCGCGCATTATCAGCCCGAAACGCTTGAACAGGAAAAGCAGGACCTCAGCGATATCATTGGCCAGGATCAGGGCCGACGTGCACTGGAGATCACTGCAGCCGGCGGGCATAACCTATTACTGATTGGGCCGCCTGGCACCGGCAAGACCATGTTAGCGACGCGTCTGCCCGGTATCATGCCACCGTTAGACGACCAGGAAGCGCTGGAGTGCGCCGCTATAGCCAGCCTGGTAAGCAGTGGCAATCTCCATCATCAGTGGCGCAAACGGCCGTTCAGAGCGCCTCATCACAGTTCATCACTCTATGCGCTGGTTGGGGGCGGCTCCTTGCCGCGGCCGGGAGAAATCTCATTGGCACACAATGGCGTGTTATTCCTCGATGAGCTGCCTGAGTTCGAGCGCAGAACGCTTGATGCTTTGCGCGAACCGATTGAATCCGGGGAAATCGCCATTTCACGCACTCGCGCTAAAGTGACGTATCCCGCGCGCTTTCAATTGATCGGCGCGATGAATCCCAGCCCGACCGGGCATTATCAGGGCAACCATAATCGCTCATCACCTCAGCAGGTGTTGCGCTATCTCAATCGGTTATCAGGACCTTTTCTCGATCGCTTTGATTTATCGTTAGAGGTCCCACTTCTTCCCAGTGGATCGCTAAGTAAGAAACAACAAGTCAGCGAAAGCAGCGCTGAAGTTTTGATTCGCGTCCTCGCCGCACGAAAGATTCAAACAGCACGCAGCGGAAAAGTGAATGCTCATCTCTCTAACCCAGAGATTTTACGCTGGTGTCCATTGAAGCAGCAGGATGCTGAATGGCTGGAAGAAGTGTTGAATTCGTTGGGGCTTTCAGTACGCGCCTGGCAGCGGATTTTAAAGGTGGCCAGGACAATAGCTGATTTAGCAGGTGAAGAGCAGATTACTCGTAGTCATTTGCAGGAAGCGGTGGGATATCGCAGCATCGACCGCTTAATGATCTATCTGCACAAGACTCTGGAATAA
- a CDS encoding DUF413 domain-containing protein, whose amino-acid sequence MADSFATTNRFFDNKHYPRGFSRHGDFTIKEAQLLERHGYAFNELDLAKREPITEEERSFLEVCRGLREPQTEAERVWSKYTARIKRPKRFHTLSGGKPQMDTVEDFSDSDD is encoded by the coding sequence ATGGCGGATAGCTTCGCAACAACAAATCGTTTCTTTGATAACAAACATTACCCACGTGGTTTTTCGCGTCATGGTGATTTCACCATTAAAGAAGCTCAGCTTCTGGAGCGCCACGGTTACGCCTTTAATGAACTGGATCTCGCTAAGCGTGAACCCATTACAGAAGAAGAGCGTTCATTTTTAGAAGTATGTCGTGGTCTTCGTGAGCCGCAAACGGAAGCTGAACGTGTATGGTCAAAATATACCGCACGTATCAAGCGACCTAAGCGTTTCCACACGCTATCTGGCGGCAAGCCGCAGATGGATACGGTGGAAGATTTTAGCGATAGCGATGATTAA